The Astyanax mexicanus isolate ESR-SI-001 chromosome 6, AstMex3_surface, whole genome shotgun sequence region CCAGATCAGTTGGCCCATAGTCTGGTTTGTTTGCATCAATTACTTAAAGTTAAAGCAGGCTGTTATCAAAAGATCTAGTGTTGTGCCGACTCCCCTTTGTGTGCATGGGCATTACACAGCAGTATGGTTAATCTGTTATGTTGTTCCACCTTGACCTCAAGAGAGTTCATACAGCCAACGCAAATTTTTCACAGCAAGAAACGCTAGTAATAAAAATCCAAAGTTACACTTGATAACATCAGCACACTCGGTTGGGGAAAAAAGGTATACCTAGTTATTGTTGTGTAGTACGCAGTTGGGGCATAGCCTGTAACTTGCGTTTGTTGGAGTAATGgtctaaaaaaaaaggatttctactagattttaaagcattgctttGAGGACATGATTGCCTTCAGTGAAAACAGAATTAGCACACTCAGCACAATCATTACAGAGAATCACCCTAGCTCATGTCTGATATTTAATCATGATGCCAATacgtttatgtttatctgctctagagagtcctgttctattggcagtacagtactacagagactagacaagctgtgtgtgttcatttgcatGTGTGTCGTCAATGGGTTCTTAATCCTAACAGTAGCTACATCTCCTTTAGAatgtgtgtccacaaacatttagagcTTCCGTTTTCCAGAcgaggattaagcctagtcatagattatattttccttttaattgatAAACTCCATTTAAAATGGCTTGTAATCCAAGCCTAGGTTTAATTCCTGTGTGGGGAAACTGCCCTCTAGTGTATTTAGATAGAAAGATACTtcattgatcccaaaggaaattaaGGCAAGCCTTTACTGCATAGTGGCGACTGTATTGCACAAATTTGACCAATGTGGATTAAATAAAACCCATCTGACAAAAGCGCAGCCTGTCTATGTAATAGTTATGCATGTTGCTGGTATACCCCACCACTCTGCCTTTTAAAGTCAGGTACCATCACTGCAAGACTGACTCCCAGGCTGCGAAGCTATACGGCTGACCATGTGCCTCCCACCCCAGGAAAGTATTTCACCCCTCTAGAGAGAAGGCATCTGAGTGATGGGAACTTGCTTAGGTTCAGGCCAGGCCAGAGACCAGGGAGTGACAGAGAGAGTCAGGTTTGTGAGAGGTAGCTGTATTAGCACATCCATATTAAGACACCTGGTAACATGGGACACCAGTTTTTGTCCTAAGTATTGGGTAATATCCATCCAGTCTTATTTTCATGTTTCTTTAAATGTCCATTAGTCTACTCTTTTTGgcctttaaaagtttaaaaccaGAGATAGTCTTTTTGTACTCCTGCCTGAAGTAGAATTTGTATACTGCTTTCTTCTAACCAGCCATAATTCTAGATAAAGTAAAGATGTGCAGAGACTGCATTTCACTAAATAGATTTAATAATTCAGAATAACTTTATCTTTTGCACAATTACAACAAACCTGTATTGGTTCGGTGGCATGGCAAGAAACACCACGAAATGTTACGTTTTTAAATTTTACAAATGTAACTACCTGCACTCATCAAACCAATTATTTGTTACTGTCTGGGAGTGCTCCTCACTACACTACCATGGGCTGTGAATAATGAAGCTCGATAGACAACAGTCTATCTGTTAATCAGTGGCTGTTAGAGAGATCAAATCCAAGTAAGTAATGAGAACGTACAGACTTTTTTACTTCCATATAGCAGGATGTAGGCATCATTGGCAGTTAAAATCATACCAGAGATGCTTACAAGTTACTTCATTAAATGTAGTCCAAGACAGTTCTGTGGGGAGAAGATCATTTattgagtctaagttgagtctgaAGTAAGTCTTAGTGGAGTATTCCGGTTGAGTCTTGGGTCTCAGGGGTACAAATCCAAATCAAGCCTCTGGGGTCCAGGTCTAGTCTTTGGGGTGCAAGTAAAGTCTAGGGTTTTTAGGGTGCAACCCTGTATTTTTATTTCACCTGTCAATCGTGTTCAGTCTCATTTTACTTTGGTCCATTTTGGTTCATAAAATGTTGCTTGTATTCTTCCCTCACAGAATGACATAGACCCAACCAAAGCTGCACCAGTCCTTAACACCTCCAAGGGTGACAGCACATCAGGAGCCAAGCCCAGCAGCCTGTCCCTGGATGACACGGAAATGAGGAAGCTGATGGAGGAGTGCAAGAGGCTGCAGTCAGAAATGGGCAAACTGGCAGATGAGAACCGGCAACTCAAGGTACAGTAAAGAAGAGCAGAGCAAATGTTTCAGACACCACacaaaaaacttttattattattattataccactAACAGAAACTAGCCAGAGAATGTGTTTCAGAAACATCTACATGTGGTTTGTTGTACACtctggatgtgttttttttttcttaacttattTAATAGGATGAAGGTCTGCGGATGAGGAAGGCCCAGCGGTCGGACAACATGACCTCCAACACATCGGCCATCATGAGGAAGGAAACCAGTTCCAAATCACTCCCCTCGCTGCTTGTGGTCATTGCGGCCATCTTTATTGGATTCTTCCTGGGGAAGTTTGTGTTGTAGGATAAACGCATCTGTTTTGCCCAGCTCCTTCCAGTCTCTTCTGGGCTGAGGGGCAAAGCGTGTGTTCTTGTCGTTCAGCGTCGCATCAGTGCTAGTGTGGCCTAAGGCGGCGGGAAAAAATGCGTCTGTGTACAGAATCATTCAAACAGGCCTTGCCTTTTTGCAATCTCACACGGTtagtacacatacacaccagaaaCGAGAAGAACAGTTTCcctatttttgttgttgttgttttctgttATATTCTTGTGGTGCTgggtgtttttcttcttttttcctttttttttttggttttatttttgttttgtttgttttggtcccCCTCCCCCACGGATGGTGTGGATCAGAAACTGTACATTtatcaaaacatcaaaacaacaCGGTCAAATCAAGGCCCTGTGTAGAGAGACCTTGatgataattgaaaaaaaataaataaataaataaaaaaaaagagttctatggcgaataaataaaatgaattgttctctctttctctttgtggtTTTAATAAGAGTTGAATGAAATGttttaacaaatattttaagCACTCTAAAAAGGAGAAACAGACCTTCCTTCACATTGCTGGATTGCCGGTCTCTTTGATCGTGAAAATTGACcttcaaatgaaaaatgaatttgttttcttgaaTGTTAACTCAGCTGGGAAAAATGTGCCTCCTTCCATGTACATTATTTTCTCCCAGTCACCTGACACaaacgcacacacgcacacatcttACGGTTATGTCAAGTCTTACTAGATTTTTCTTTATGCAAATTATATACTCATTTGTGAGGCAACTGTCGACTGAATAAAGATCACCACTCTTACAGTCCTGTCCTATGGTATTTAACGTTGAGGataagaaaaatgaaaatgaaataaaatctttaaCATTCTCATTTCAGTGTTGGTTTGGCATCTCTGTACATTTTCAAGATATTGCACACTTCATCTCCTTCATGAAAATGCATGCAGTGGATGACACACTACAAATGAATGTCTGGACAAATCTTTTCCTCTAcgcataaataataaataatccacactttgcagtgtgtgtgtgttctttgccAAAGGTAAAGAACAAGGGGAGCAATGCAAGTCATTTTTCAGTTGATGTAGGACTACATTTTAAAGAGTAGCTGCAATAGTACTGTAAGAGGGAGGGTATGTGATCACGTTTTGTTTGTGTAATCAACATGCACACTTTCCACTGGAGAATTTTATCAGTGAAGATACTTAGGATTGTGCTTTCTTGTCCATGGTCGCTTTGCATTTATGTACAGCCATCTTAAAGTCCCCCAAAAGCTGAACTTCTTCAGGTAAAGCCAAGAATCTGATTTCTTccttcaaaaacaaaaatatttacatattgtCCCATGTTGCAGAAGTAGTCCCACAGTCTCTTATCAATCTTGCCAATCAATAATCACAATCAATAGTTAGTCCTGTGAGCGCTTAGCCAAAAGCCAAAGTTCTAGACCTGTATCTAGGATCACCTCTTTGTGAGCAGGAGGATGGATGTGAACCTGATCAGCATCTTGAGATACAACACATATGGCacaacaaacaagataaaaacaAATTCCTTTCTAATCGACCCAGAAGACAAGTATGACCAAAAGAATGCTGTACATTAGGTTCTCATGTAGTGTCTTGCATCCATTTCCTAGTCTGAAGTGTTGGTCTCCCTCTTTTCCAAAGCTTGTAGCCCCCTTCTGGCTGGACATGCAGCGTATAAGCGGGGGCTGGTAGGACGTGGCCCGCTTGTGTGGCTGGTTTGGGCTTGAGCCATTGGTGGGTCTCTGGCCGTTGAATAGCAGGCTGTGTCCGGCTGAATCTCGTCCCATGCGGAAAAGCTCATACTCAGTGTGCGGTAAACGGATGCCCAGGGCGGCACAGCCTGAGGTGAAAGTCACGTCTTGCTGAACCCCCAGCCTCCAGGAACCCTGCTTTCCACATTCGTTCCCGCTGAAGACATTCAAGAGGGAGGTAGTGGCCATGTCCATTGGAGTGACCTTCATATGGGTCACTGGaacaaaacagagaaaacattCAGTGTTCTAAGGACATCAAGGGCAAACAGACTGGATTCTAACAATAAAGCAGAACAGGGCGCACCAAAATGAACATATTTGGCTGAAACAGAAACGGAACAAAATGAAACGTTTGTCCGAAGGCCGAATACAGACTATTGAAcagtttttcttattttcattAAATTTGGCACCTTTCAAACaaaaagcaatttaaaaaaacctacaatttaacaatatttattgagcaCTGAACATTCTCAAATATGACTTACACAATATGATTTAAATTAGTCATTGTTCAATATAATGACTTGGTCTTTTCACTACTTTGACTGAGTGTTTTTTTGccaattttatatataaatgcatttcagtttcagtttggACATGCTATACAGAACATTAACAAAATGATTTTAtgtgttacaaatctgaaataCGCTATTTTAGTGAATCAAAAATATGCAGGTTATAAAGATCTAAAAATTGTTCCTAAATGGTTCTTGGTTTAGACATGGTTCTTGGTTTGATTTGGAACAAAACTTTCTAAAATAACGTCTACAGAATATGAAATCTGGGGTAAAATCTAACGAAAGGCCAACAGGATAAAGCACCGTTCAGAGAAGGGCCAACTGATGGAGATGCTGCAGTGACTACAATCCCACCAGCTTGGAATAGAAGCTCTGAGAAAGCCGCTTAAGATTACGGGTAATACGTAAGTGCTACACTAAAAGCTAACCCCAGACTCAGACCCTACTACAGTCTCTCCAGTTAGCGAACTGCACATCATGCATGTGCTCAAAGAGGACAACATTATTTggatggaaaataataataaaaaaagtttttcaggTTTTCAGAGATGGCTGGGGAGTCAACCAGTGACAGTAAATCGCAGTGCCGCGGGGATAGTGGAGTCGATGCCACAGGTTGGAGGTTATCTGCGCTGCAGCGGGGATAGTGGAGTTGTGGTCGCAGGGGTTATTAGTGCTGCTGTGGTGATAGTGGGCAGTCTCTACATGCACTGCACTGcaagtttaagggttaaatttaccaagcactcagtgctatatctttagaactaaggctgtatctctgaaaacattttgtcctttgactttcagagctgtaaaattgactggggTTGGGGCTGCTTGGCCTCCTCCGCTGCAgtactgttagccaattagaggtgatatattatttacatgtatgaatattcatgcctTCTTTTTTCAGACgtctaattcagtgaaataaagcagggcaaaataaaaacacctgagcacaaaaaaacagctcacatggcattcattcatactagaccacaactttttaacattttaatatgaatgaaaaaacgatggaatgagagcATTAAAATACTCAATAGATGGCCTTCAcataactgtttttaaaactgatttaataatataaaataataaataaataattttactaaaaaaatcaCAGGCATGggccttttattttcattttaaaataacttctATTTTTAAAAGTCAAGAGCGTCAAAATTTGTTCAAAAGTGCTTGCATGTAAAGAAAATTATGCAAGATCAACACAACTGCTGTCTCCCACTTTCCTTCCTTTGGAATGAAATGTGCTGATGTTACACATTTTATTTGTCTGCAGCTGATTGGAAAATTGTAATTACacatatttcattttatatttcagTCTTCTTAAGCATGTGAGGCTGAATGAGATTTTGGTTATGGTCTGTAAAGCTTGTCCAACCTGGCAAAAGAAGCTAAGAAAGAACCATCTGAGAGCTGATTCTAGTAAAATCATCTGAACTCATCCTAGTTACATGGCTTTAATCCACGTTCAGTTTACCTGTGAAGGTAAATTCAGTGCCTCCCATGACTGTAGTGGAGGGGACCCCTTGACTGAAGTGTCCTCTGGCAGAGATGCTAAAAGTGGGGCGTCTGCAGACGGGGTCGGAGAAGTGGTAGTAGTGACCCTCCCAGACGTTGCCGTCCTCGTGGAAAGCAAAATGACGGGTAAGGAAGAGGACCCCGGGCCGGACCTCACAACGCCTGCTAACCCAGTTCCCATAGAGACGCAGTGGGCGGTCATTCTGAGACGGCAGGACAGGTGGATTGTGAAGGTCTGCGGCAGAGATGATTTGACACGTCACACAGCTGTCATCATAGGtctgaaaagagaaaagagagctttttttttcttgaagaaTGACAGATTTGAAAGACTTGATCGTGGTGAGAGAGTGTCATTCCGAAGAAGTTCTGAAGATGTAATTAAGGATTCTTTTAGTAAGAAATGTACATTTCAGACAAAAAGAAAGATCACACACAGGGTTTGAAGGCTAACTGCCCAGCTGTGTCTAAATGGCACATGCCCAGATTGGACAGAACATCTAACAGGCGACAGAGAAACCCTGATGTATTTCCCAGCCAGTAAGAGCAAAAGCAGTTGTACTCTCTTGCAGTCATAGCTGACAGATGAAAAGACGAGGATTAGTGGCCATAAGTCATGGCTCTGCAACACAAAGCTGCTCATGAGTAATGGCAGCAATAAAACAATTATCATGAGAAACCACAGCAATTCTTAGTAGTTTGGCAATTTGAAAGGGTCTTTCATCACCACGTCTCAGATTGGGCTGAAGGCAAGTCTTTTGAAGACAGCGGTCTGGGCGACAGATACTTGAGTTTCATTATATCCGCTTCCCTTAGATTTTGGTGCAAGCACCAGACCTGTTTTTCGTACATACAGATTGCCTCTCCTGGTTTAAATATGATTCTGCAGTGAAGAACCTGCATTAACTGTATAATTCATCCAAGGACAAGAAGTAATCCATATCAGCGAGAACTATTAAATCCCAATCCACCAGCTCCTCCTGCTTTAGAGTCCAAGCCTACCTTACACCTGTAGGGCTAAAACTTGGAGCCCTGTTGGTAGTATTATGATTATTGGAAGCAGGGACTCGACTTGTGATAAGTTGCCATTGCTTGACTGCCATGACTCAACATCCTCTCCATAAATTATTCATCTTCAAACTAGAATTCATTAACTTTGCATTACATCTTTCATACCGCCTTTTTGTAGGCATCAGAATGTAGAGAAGCAAGTGTAAGGATGTTGGGTGAGGGGGTAGATGGCAGAGCGCACACATGAAAGGCATTAATCCAGCCGAAAGCCCCTGTTCCACCTCTCAAGTCTGGCTGTAGCTTTCCCTCAGCCCTGCCATAGCGCCTTAGGCACGCACCAAGTCGGAGCTGGAATTCAGAACGATGCCCTTTGCTGCGCTATTTCCCCATTCCCTTTGAAGCAGACAGGGGATAGCAGCGGATCAGCAGCCTGGGTATGCTCTAACACCAGCTGAAATCACACTAAAACGGCAGGGGAAACGCTGATATTTGTTCTGTATCGGCTTTGTTTGAAATAGTTGAGTGGTTGACGTCGGATCATGGTAATGCTAGAGTAAAACTGCATGGCTGGGGAAAGAGCAAGCCAATGAATACATAATGCACTCAGCACGTACAAGGAAGGGCACGGCAGCTACCTGATGCAAGCGCACACAGGAAGATGAGGACAGCCTAATGACATGAATTAATTAAAGGGCAGTGTCACTTCTGACGTCAAGTAAAGTGTTATGTATAATACAGCCTTTTACTTTACACTACACGGCACTTAATCAATTAAACATGCGTCCGTCAAACACTTCATCCATTTTTTAGCTTTTGTGTGCGTTTTTGCCGTCGGACTGAACACACAACGTGATGGAAGTCTACAGCGGAACACCATGACTGCTAACATCTTTCTGCCTCCAAGAATCGTATTAATATTCACGAGCGAGAGGGCCCTTTGCTTTACGGCACTGTTACTCGTCCTCAGTTCCCCGTTTATTACCGGCTTGTAATAGATGGGCATAAAACATGTGCATTGTGAAGACATGAATATGAATCAGTATCTGTTTTCTGGCAGCGCAGCAAGGCTTGTTTATTGTTATTGGAGGATGCGATCTTGCCACTTCTCGCAGGCTGTAGCAAACTGCTGCTCTGTGCTGTTAGTGGGCACGCTTTAGTGGGATGCTGATCTGCATCTCTGCTGCTGATCTGATATTGGTGGGGGGAATTAGGTGGGGGAGAGgattgacagagtgctgatgcaG contains the following coding sequences:
- the vapa gene encoding vesicle-associated membrane protein-associated protein A isoform X1 — protein: MSKLEQILILDPPSDLKFRGPFTDVVTTNLKLRNPSDRKVCFKVKTTAPRRYCVRPNSGVIDSGASVTISVMLQPFDYDPNEKSKHKFMVQTIFAPPNAADLEAMWKDAKPEDLMDSKLRCVFELPSENDKMSGTITARLTPRLRSYTADHVPPTPGKYFTPLERRHLSDGNLLRFRPGQRPGSDRESQNDIDPTKAAPVLNTSKGDSTSGAKPSSLSLDDTEMRKLMEECKRLQSEMGKLADENRQLKDEGLRMRKAQRSDNMTSNTSAIMRKETSSKSLPSLLVVIAAIFIGFFLGKFVL
- the LOC103040072 gene encoding protein APCDD1-like; translation: MFLWFYTATITAVIVLMSAGWCERLPPHLVRSSPVLLEKSYGKHSRHNQCHFMLKHLQDGDQISVHMPPDIAGHWVSDSCEVRSGPEFLTRSYHFYSNHTFQALQFYYRDNHCTEPIYSLLVQGSVHPRQASWVVRGGTEADYQLSRVHLISHNPAVAKELQEKLEQSCDLQKHMEPGLSYELLADDFEHSGRDCSRGLDFSMQELRLLRMEKRHRHGDPTLEAEELFLGDVHTERAQRRLHRPSGYQPPLQSVKTYDDSCVTCQIISAADLHNPPVLPSQNDRPLRLYGNWVSRRCEVRPGVLFLTRHFAFHEDGNVWEGHYYHFSDPVCRRPTFSISARGHFSQGVPSTTVMGGTEFTFTVTHMKVTPMDMATTSLLNVFSGNECGKQGSWRLGVQQDVTFTSGCAALGIRLPHTEYELFRMGRDSAGHSLLFNGQRPTNGSSPNQPHKRATSYQPPLIRCMSSQKGATSFGKEGDQHFRLGNGCKTLHENLMYSILLVILVFWVD